In Negativicoccus succinicivorans, the sequence AATACGCCTACCTGGTCGACGGCGCGCCCGCCGGTTACAGCGTTACCGAAGAATACAATGCGCATCCCTTTACGATCGATGTCGTCGGTACAGAGGCGGCGGAGTCGGGCGTTTACGGTTATGAAATCACGGTCAGCGGTTCACGAGGCGCGGATGCGGTGACGCTTTGGCTGCCGCGAGGAAACACACATGCGTAAACACGCTGGCTATATTCTTTGGGAGCTTTTGCTGGCCCTGTTGCTCTGCGGACTGTTGAGCGCGGCATTGGCGCCGCGGGTGCGCGGCGTGTTGCAAACCTTTCAGCGACTTGGGACGGAACTTAAAATCAGCGAGGACAGCCGGTTCATTTTAGGAACGCTGGACAGCTATTTGTGGTCCGGCACGTCGCAAACAAGACCGGGACGAAAGAATCAATACGTTTTTGTGACGCCGAATCATTTGCGACACGCTTTTTACGCGAGCGGCGCGCTTTATCTGGAATTGAAAAAC encodes:
- a CDS encoding type II secretion system protein; the encoded protein is MKTKSRGFIFPEVLFLILIMTVVGGTLAATVLGAVHNAADGREQTERAALLQEAAEKLKYAYLVDGAPAGYSVTEEYNAHPFTIDVVGTEAAESGVYGYEITVSGSRGADAVTLWLPRGNTHA